The nucleotide sequence AGTCGTGCCTGTTGTGAACATGGCAACAGTACTAGGTTTTCCTCAATCAGAGGAGCCACAGAAAGATAAATTCATCGTATGTGAGTTCAATAAAACAAAAATCGTTTTCCACGTGCATACTGTTTCGCAAATTCACCGTATTTCTTGGGATTTAATTGAGAAGCCTTCTGAAATGTATTCAGGACTTGAAAGCCAAGTAATCGGTGTTATCAAAATGAACGGGAAAATGATTTTAATGCTAGATTACGAGAAAATCGTCGTAGACATTAACCCAGACTCAGGTATCAGCACGGACCAATTGAAGAAGCTCGGACCACGCGACCGTTCAGAGAAGAAGCTAGTCGTCGCTGAAGACTCCGCATTGCTTCGAAAATTGCTTGAAGAAACGCTTGATGAGGCTGGTTACGGCCAAGTCCAATTCTTCGAAGATGGGTCACTTGCATTGAAGTATTTAGAAGGAATTGTTGAGAATGGCAAAGATATTGAAGAGGAAGTACAGCTAGTTATTACTGATATCGAAATGCCGAAAATGGACGGTCACCATTTAACAAAACGAATTAAAGATCATAGTGATTTGAAAAAGCTTCCTGTTATTATTTTCTCATCTCTTATTACAGACGACCTTCGCCACAAAGGGGAAGTGGTTGGTGCAAACGGCCAAGTAAGTAAACCAGAAATCGTGGAGCTTGTCCAACTAATTGATCAACATGCCCTTTAAGAAAATTCCTTGTGCGGAAAGCCGTACAAGGAATTTTTATTACATGAACGATGAAGAAAGGAAGACCAATTTGAAAAACGCTATCTATTCGTTAGTATTCTTAATGACATTTTTGTGGGCCAACCCTTCAGAGGCTGTCATGATTCCAGTCAAAAGCAGCTTCGGTACGAACGGTGTACCGTTCACGATGACAAACCCGTATGAAACAGGGCGGATAAAGGTTTCTTTTGTTGATAAATCAACAGCTGAACGAGAGCTTGTCGAGGTCAATTATCTCGAAAAAACAGCTACATACAATGCAACATGTTCATCCCTATACACGTTTGAATTCTACGACCAAAATGACAAGCTGAAATTAACCCAGCAATACTACGTCCCATTTCCACGCTATCCATTAGAGAACTGTAATCGCCCAGAGAATTAAAGCAGGGGGCTTTGCGCTCCGCATTCTGCCTTATGCTTGCCGCCCCTGAACGAG is from Bacillus tianshenii and encodes:
- a CDS encoding chemotaxis protein; amino-acid sequence: MEKQDRGILLESGTNELEIVEFGVGKNEFGINVIKVKEIINPVQVTVVPHAHPAVEGIIQIRGEVVPVVNMATVLGFPQSEEPQKDKFIVCEFNKTKIVFHVHTVSQIHRISWDLIEKPSEMYSGLESQVIGVIKMNGKMILMLDYEKIVVDINPDSGISTDQLKKLGPRDRSEKKLVVAEDSALLRKLLEETLDEAGYGQVQFFEDGSLALKYLEGIVENGKDIEEEVQLVITDIEMPKMDGHHLTKRIKDHSDLKKLPVIIFSSLITDDLRHKGEVVGANGQVSKPEIVELVQLIDQHAL